In Deltaproteobacteria bacterium, one DNA window encodes the following:
- the mutS gene encoding DNA mismatch repair protein MutS: MEMGTPMFRQYWQIKAQYPDPDTILFFHVGDFYEMFFDDAKTAAPLLEITLTTRNPNDASPIPLCGIPIHAADGYVAKLLAAGKKVALCEQVEDPKQAKGVVRRDVVRVITPGAVLDAEGLNAREHNYLAALVVDHARYGLAVIDISTGEFRATEFGSLAAAREEIDRIGPRELLVPSELPWSPTTRAMTCTPLEAAAFDRTTLPLLAGCDAVGALGQSAAAAIWHYLHYTKVAGAKPITHITTLQPYQAHDYLVLDETTRRNLELLQTLHDGQRAGSLLWLLDRTSTAMGARRLRHWLLYPLRSVTAIDARLDAVQQLMADVTRQEILLATLAGVADLERIAGRIATGHASPRDIIALRDSLRHLPTIIRTLPESPPLLASFSHAIDPCADAADRIAATLVDQPPLSAGDGGVIRDGVDAELDRLRALQYEGKGFIARLEASERARTGIGSLKVRFNRVFGYYLEITHTHRDRVPADYIRKQTLTNAERYITPALKEYEEQVVTAEARSHALEYEHFTRLREELAHALPRIQQSARQVADLDALLALARVAQEGDYCRPTLVEAPMIAIEAGRHPVVERMLRDERFVPNDCCVGMSAPQGEPRGIHPPLPLGRGMGEGETSPNTPLLIITGPNMAGKSTIMRQVGLITLLAHLGSFVPAKRAVIGLTDRIFTRVGASDNVARGQSTFMVEMAEAATILREATAHSLILIDELGRGTSTYDGISIAWAVAEYLHDHVHARTLFATHYHELARLADTKPGVANFTMAVKEWNDRIIFLRTLVPGAADRSYGIEVARLAGLPPSVTTRARELLAELEQDPWRTASAPPAAQLGLFPSPDPRHEAVCERLRILDPQTLTPLAALTLLAELVEQVRDTTAI; the protein is encoded by the coding sequence GTGGAGATGGGCACGCCGATGTTTCGGCAGTATTGGCAGATCAAGGCGCAATATCCCGATCCGGACACCATCCTGTTTTTCCACGTCGGTGATTTTTACGAGATGTTCTTCGACGACGCGAAGACCGCTGCGCCGCTGCTCGAAATCACACTCACCACGCGCAATCCGAACGACGCCTCCCCCATTCCGCTCTGCGGCATTCCGATCCACGCCGCGGACGGCTATGTGGCGAAGTTGTTGGCCGCCGGAAAAAAAGTGGCGCTCTGCGAACAAGTGGAGGACCCGAAACAGGCCAAGGGCGTGGTCCGCCGCGACGTGGTGCGCGTCATCACGCCCGGCGCCGTGCTGGACGCCGAAGGGTTGAACGCCCGCGAACACAATTATCTCGCGGCGCTGGTAGTGGACCATGCGCGCTACGGCTTGGCGGTGATCGACATCTCCACCGGCGAATTCCGCGCGACGGAATTCGGGAGCTTGGCGGCGGCACGCGAAGAGATCGATCGGATCGGCCCCCGGGAATTGCTGGTGCCGTCGGAACTGCCGTGGTCACCAACCACGCGCGCAATGACCTGTACGCCGCTGGAGGCGGCCGCGTTCGACCGCACCACACTGCCGTTGCTCGCGGGGTGCGACGCCGTCGGCGCGTTGGGTCAAAGCGCAGCGGCCGCCATCTGGCACTATCTCCACTACACGAAAGTGGCCGGCGCGAAGCCGATCACACATATCACGACGCTCCAGCCATATCAGGCCCACGACTATCTAGTGCTCGACGAGACCACGCGCCGCAATTTGGAGCTGCTGCAGACGCTGCACGACGGCCAGCGCGCAGGCTCGTTGCTCTGGCTGCTCGACCGCACCAGCACCGCGATGGGCGCGCGGCGACTCCGCCATTGGTTGCTCTATCCGCTGCGCAGCGTGACCGCGATCGACGCGCGACTCGACGCCGTGCAACAGTTAATGGCCGACGTGACACGCCAAGAAATTTTGCTCGCCACGCTCGCCGGCGTGGCCGATCTGGAGCGGATTGCCGGACGGATCGCGACCGGCCATGCCAGTCCGCGCGACATCATCGCGTTGCGCGATTCGCTGCGCCATTTGCCGACGATCATACGCACGCTCCCGGAATCGCCTCCGCTGTTGGCATCGTTCAGCCACGCTATCGATCCGTGCGCCGATGCCGCCGACCGCATCGCCGCGACCCTCGTCGATCAGCCGCCACTCAGCGCCGGCGACGGCGGCGTGATCCGCGACGGCGTCGACGCGGAACTCGATCGCTTGCGCGCGTTGCAGTACGAAGGGAAGGGCTTCATCGCCCGCTTGGAAGCTTCGGAGCGCGCGCGGACCGGCATCGGTTCGCTGAAAGTGCGTTTCAATCGCGTGTTCGGATATTACCTCGAGATTACCCATACGCATCGTGACCGCGTACCGGCCGATTATATCCGCAAACAGACGCTCACCAACGCCGAGCGGTACATCACGCCGGCATTGAAAGAATATGAAGAACAAGTCGTAACCGCGGAGGCGCGCAGCCACGCGCTGGAATATGAGCACTTCACGCGGTTACGCGAAGAGTTGGCGCACGCGCTGCCGCGCATCCAACAGAGCGCGCGGCAAGTGGCCGACCTCGACGCGTTGTTGGCATTGGCGCGGGTGGCGCAAGAAGGCGACTACTGCCGCCCGACGTTGGTCGAGGCCCCAATGATCGCCATCGAGGCGGGCCGCCATCCCGTGGTCGAACGGATGCTACGCGACGAGCGCTTTGTCCCCAACGATTGCTGCGTCGGGATGAGTGCGCCCCAAGGCGAGCCGCGGGGCATCCACCCCCCTCTCCCTTTGGGGAGAGGGATGGGTGAGGGGGAGACCTCGCCCAACACACCGCTGCTGATCATCACCGGCCCAAACATGGCGGGCAAATCGACCATCATGCGCCAAGTCGGGTTGATCACGCTGTTGGCACATCTGGGCAGCTTCGTCCCGGCGAAGCGCGCCGTGATCGGCCTCACCGACCGGATCTTCACCCGCGTCGGCGCCAGCGACAACGTGGCACGCGGCCAATCCACGTTCATGGTCGAAATGGCCGAGGCCGCGACGATCCTGCGCGAGGCCACGGCACACAGCCTGATCCTGATCGACGAGCTCGGCCGCGGAACGTCCACCTACGACGGCATTTCCATCGCGTGGGCGGTGGCGGAATATCTCCACGACCACGTCCACGCGCGCACGCTATTCGCCACGCACTATCACGAACTGGCGCGGCTCGCCGACACCAAACCCGGCGTCGCGAATTTCACGATGGCCGTCAAGGAATGGAACGATCGGATTATTTTTTTGCGCACCCTGGTCCCCGGCGCCGCGGACCGGAGCTACGGTATTGAAGTCGCGCGCTTGGCCGGACTGCCACCATCCGTCACGACCCGCGCACGCGAATTGTTAGCGGAACTCGAACAAGACCCCTGGCGCACCGCGTCCGCCCCGCCGGCCGCGCAACTCGGCCTCTTCCCGTCGCCAGACCCACGCCACGAAGCCGTCTGCGAGCGCCTCCGCATCCTCGACCCCCAGACGCTGACGCCACTCGCCGCGCTGACACTGCTGGCGGAATTAGTGGAACAAGTGCGAGACACGACTGCGATCTAA
- a CDS encoding helix-turn-helix transcriptional regulator, giving the protein MPNTRAFEGTCPHQMHLAAELAGRRGARPPSPPPPSTPAAPPAPEDADSVDASGDDSDEVTFRPQDLPLPYRNYAGISTAWREIAATVKLLFRLKGFRIANFEALGDFWDIFNQAVRVRCSVPREAPTFDIDALSFHEEVAGDFFSERDPEFIRAVARVHHKMRRFYAAPGERVPTTEVVFNFPALEREARVFLRTSPVLDPAITVDELLRAVMLLDEALQAKQAIDPHHVNSFALQQLAADLFPREQPAFRAAVQCIRAKYQYRHAHGSFAGLLIPVRQALQGRPNPGLYYLNHILDQLGLSREVLVTTLGIPLSQIATNLAHPRRYFPFSSLARLLNLLELPDVSGLVYCCYRPFLDRYCAPQIAAARVQLHAANHCRPTEQLRRFGIGGLARAHRIVRGLRLTDVLGHTAFPIHKDKTLIHLEHNRGKPLTLETAFDLIDFYGMGVEGLFALMPDLPRLIPTHQPTGVLVEPLASWPFALPGYAPEVYVTGGAKEKGVSAYNEPRTSGTLSHRLLFERTLRGWSRAELAKKTGLAETTIYYLERDARPPEDDTLAILAHPRIFNIPIDELRALAHASQ; this is encoded by the coding sequence ATGCCCAATACACGGGCATTTGAAGGTACCTGTCCCCATCAGATGCACTTAGCGGCGGAGTTGGCGGGGCGGCGGGGAGCACGCCCCCCCTCCCCGCCACCACCCTCCACACCGGCGGCGCCCCCAGCACCTGAGGATGCCGATAGCGTGGATGCCAGCGGTGACGACTCCGACGAAGTCACCTTCCGTCCCCAGGACCTCCCGCTGCCGTATCGCAACTACGCGGGGATCTCTACCGCATGGCGGGAGATCGCGGCGACGGTCAAACTCCTATTTCGGTTGAAGGGATTCCGGATCGCCAACTTCGAAGCGCTCGGGGATTTCTGGGACATCTTCAATCAGGCAGTGCGGGTCCGCTGCTCGGTCCCCCGTGAGGCGCCGACGTTCGACATCGACGCGCTAAGTTTCCATGAAGAAGTCGCCGGCGACTTCTTCAGCGAACGCGATCCGGAATTCATCCGCGCCGTCGCGCGCGTGCATCACAAGATGCGCCGTTTCTACGCCGCTCCCGGCGAGCGGGTACCGACCACCGAAGTCGTATTCAACTTCCCCGCGCTGGAGCGCGAGGCACGCGTCTTTCTGCGGACCAGTCCCGTGCTCGATCCGGCGATCACGGTGGATGAACTGCTCCGTGCTGTCATGCTGCTCGATGAGGCACTACAGGCGAAGCAAGCGATTGATCCGCACCACGTCAACAGCTTCGCACTCCAGCAACTGGCCGCCGATCTCTTCCCACGGGAGCAACCGGCCTTTCGCGCGGCCGTGCAATGCATCCGTGCCAAATACCAATATCGTCATGCGCATGGGTCCTTCGCCGGCCTGCTCATTCCGGTGCGGCAAGCCCTGCAGGGACGCCCCAACCCCGGATTGTACTATCTGAATCACATCCTCGACCAACTGGGCCTCAGTCGCGAAGTCCTCGTCACGACCCTCGGAATCCCGTTGTCGCAAATTGCCACTAACTTGGCCCATCCACGTCGCTATTTCCCATTCTCCAGTCTGGCCCGCCTCCTCAATCTGCTCGAACTCCCGGATGTGAGTGGGCTCGTCTATTGCTGCTATCGACCGTTCCTCGATCGTTATTGCGCGCCGCAGATTGCTGCCGCACGGGTCCAGTTACACGCGGCCAACCACTGCCGCCCCACGGAACAGCTGCGCCGTTTCGGGATCGGCGGACTCGCGCGCGCCCATCGCATCGTTCGCGGCTTGCGGCTCACGGACGTGCTGGGCCACACCGCTTTCCCGATCCACAAAGACAAGACGTTGATCCATTTGGAACACAACCGCGGCAAACCGCTGACTCTAGAGACCGCGTTCGACCTGATCGATTTTTATGGAATGGGCGTCGAGGGCCTGTTCGCGCTGATGCCGGACTTGCCGCGACTTATTCCCACGCACCAACCAACCGGAGTGCTAGTCGAACCGCTCGCGTCGTGGCCGTTTGCACTGCCAGGCTACGCGCCGGAGGTGTATGTCACCGGCGGAGCAAAAGAAAAAGGGGTCAGCGCCTATAACGAGCCCCGCACATCGGGAACGTTAAGTCACCGCTTGCTGTTCGAGCGAACGCTGCGCGGTTGGAGTCGCGCGGAACTGGCGAAAAAAACGGGACTCGCCGAAACGACGATTTATTACTTGGAACGCGACGCTCGGCCTCCGGAAGACGATACGTTAGCGATCCTCGCCCATCCGCGGATCTTCAATATCCCGATCGATGAGCTGCGCGCGTTGGCCCACGCGTCGCAGTAA
- a CDS encoding thrombospondin type 3 repeat-containing protein — translation MRQFVCMMGIGLCCLTAACNDQQGSTSPAATPTQSSTPEPQPSNTDPTGSSASGGATTASSSASGSSGDVTTSPSSSGGGGLAVLPQDTDADGVADPDDNCLTTANPNQIDLDGDALGDDCDDDLDGDGVVNMSDHCLLVADPSQSDLDKDGIGDACEGDRDGDGVADAKDNCPQGPNPAQADLDDDNQGDACDADIDWDGLPNATDNCPYVVNVEQQDLDQDGEGDACENDVDGDKQMDAEDNCPNVANADQGNTDGDKFGDACDDDADGDGLVNAADNCAASANAEQVDQDGDALGNACDDDTDGDGALNAADNCPLLVNADQLDSDGNQVGNACEQDQDGDGFNDTLDNCGGLQNADQANADDDAQGDLCDTDDDNDTILDPKDNCPLVANTNQLDVDRLNHDSTKMGDICDSGAVWVGANGGADADGSLAKPFPTLKQAMQAIQVNGKRKLFLLAGTYEAKNALGQALFHNVSFYGGYSYDPATQILTRDVTKTPTVLNGNVIVGNTGGTTYLWGVQITTVVQSGALGALTVWNTADLDALTIQATAEAGDILPSVNGITIVPKQSGTTVTLRNSTITVGEPTQLDGGATGVSVSDFEGHHYTLNGRRNTILVQGSSTSTGLHLLEQAATKQSQLTWRDSVITLTAAQKSATAVEVQGGAAVLLERNRLSVSGAETATGIQLDGVAASMVATNGIFVDNTSAAPNWTTGLDLLHLGQLRVWANTVRVRQGPRVRAVYLESIADGSLYDNILAPADGTEHTAAIAFAPTKFVPVQLVKNLSRPLPVKYCYNDQTGEYAIDDAMIQAKALPFNASGTIVAEPQFDEVYQGVADPFHVGSGSPVINKAYNLLQIGTEWKGPWGAADFRSDLVGHTRPSSGGFDIGAYEVK, via the coding sequence ATGCGGCAGTTTGTTTGCATGATGGGTATTGGCCTCTGTTGCCTGACCGCGGCGTGCAACGATCAGCAGGGCTCCACGTCACCGGCAGCGACGCCGACGCAAAGCTCGACGCCAGAACCGCAGCCCTCGAACACTGATCCGACGGGCTCTTCCGCGAGCGGTGGGGCGACGACGGCGAGTTCCAGTGCCAGCGGATCATCGGGCGACGTGACGACGAGTCCGTCCAGTAGCGGCGGCGGTGGGTTGGCCGTGCTGCCACAAGATACCGATGCCGACGGCGTGGCGGATCCGGACGATAACTGCCTGACGACTGCGAATCCGAATCAGATCGATCTCGACGGAGACGCATTAGGTGACGACTGCGACGACGACCTCGACGGCGACGGGGTGGTCAACATGAGCGATCACTGTCTCCTCGTTGCCGATCCGTCGCAATCCGATCTGGACAAAGACGGGATCGGCGACGCCTGCGAAGGTGATCGCGACGGTGACGGCGTGGCCGATGCGAAAGATAATTGTCCGCAAGGGCCGAATCCCGCACAGGCCGATCTCGACGACGACAATCAAGGCGACGCGTGCGATGCCGATATCGATTGGGACGGACTCCCGAACGCGACGGACAATTGTCCCTATGTCGTGAATGTGGAGCAGCAGGATCTGGATCAAGACGGCGAGGGCGACGCCTGCGAAAACGACGTGGACGGCGACAAACAGATGGACGCGGAAGATAACTGTCCAAACGTGGCGAACGCGGATCAGGGCAATACCGATGGCGACAAGTTCGGCGATGCGTGCGACGACGATGCCGACGGCGATGGACTGGTGAACGCAGCGGACAACTGTGCAGCGTCCGCGAATGCGGAACAGGTCGATCAAGACGGCGACGCGCTTGGGAATGCCTGCGACGACGATACCGATGGCGACGGCGCGTTGAATGCAGCTGACAACTGTCCGCTCCTGGTGAATGCCGATCAACTCGACAGCGACGGCAATCAAGTTGGGAATGCGTGTGAACAAGACCAAGACGGCGACGGCTTCAACGATACACTCGACAACTGCGGCGGTTTGCAAAACGCCGATCAAGCGAACGCCGATGACGACGCACAAGGCGATCTTTGCGATACCGACGACGACAACGACACGATCCTCGATCCGAAAGATAACTGTCCACTGGTGGCGAATACGAACCAACTCGATGTGGATCGGTTGAATCACGACAGCACGAAGATGGGCGACATCTGCGACAGCGGGGCGGTGTGGGTGGGCGCGAACGGCGGTGCCGACGCCGACGGGAGTCTGGCCAAACCGTTTCCGACACTGAAGCAGGCGATGCAGGCGATCCAGGTGAACGGGAAGCGGAAGCTGTTTCTGCTGGCCGGAACCTACGAGGCGAAGAATGCGTTGGGTCAAGCGTTGTTCCACAACGTCTCATTCTACGGCGGGTACAGTTATGACCCGGCGACGCAGATCCTGACCCGCGATGTGACAAAGACGCCTACCGTGCTCAATGGAAATGTCATCGTCGGGAATACGGGAGGGACGACATATCTGTGGGGTGTTCAGATCACGACAGTCGTGCAGTCTGGAGCGCTGGGCGCGTTGACGGTCTGGAATACGGCCGATCTTGATGCATTGACGATACAGGCCACGGCCGAGGCCGGAGACATCTTACCGAGTGTCAACGGCATCACGATCGTGCCGAAGCAATCGGGTACGACGGTGACGCTGCGGAATAGTACCATCACCGTCGGCGAGCCGACGCAACTCGATGGTGGGGCCACCGGGGTGTCGGTGTCTGACTTCGAGGGACATCATTACACCCTGAACGGCCGGAGAAATACGATCCTGGTGCAAGGGAGTTCGACGAGTACCGGCCTACATTTGTTGGAACAGGCCGCGACGAAACAATCGCAACTGACGTGGCGCGACAGTGTGATTACGCTGACGGCGGCACAAAAATCGGCGACGGCGGTGGAGGTGCAAGGCGGTGCGGCAGTGTTGTTGGAGCGGAATCGGCTCAGTGTCAGCGGTGCCGAAACGGCGACCGGTATCCAATTGGATGGCGTGGCAGCGAGCATGGTGGCGACGAATGGGATTTTCGTCGACAATACTTCGGCCGCGCCGAATTGGACCACGGGGTTGGATCTACTGCATTTGGGGCAACTGCGTGTCTGGGCGAATACCGTGCGTGTGCGTCAAGGCCCGCGTGTGCGAGCCGTATATCTGGAATCGATCGCCGATGGGAGTCTCTACGACAACATCTTGGCGCCCGCGGATGGGACAGAGCACACAGCGGCCATCGCCTTTGCGCCGACCAAGTTTGTGCCAGTGCAGCTCGTGAAGAATCTGAGTCGGCCGTTGCCGGTGAAATATTGCTACAACGACCAGACTGGTGAGTATGCCATCGACGATGCGATGATTCAGGCCAAGGCCCTTCCGTTCAACGCGAGCGGCACAATCGTGGCGGAACCGCAATTTGATGAAGTGTATCAAGGCGTCGCGGATCCGTTCCACGTCGGTAGCGGGTCGCCGGTCATTAATAAGGCCTACAACCTGCTGCAGATCGGGACGGAGTGGAAAGGGCCGTGGGGTGCGGCTGACTTTCGCTCGGACCTGGTCGGACACACGCGGCCGTCCAGCGGTGGGTTTGATATCGGCGCGTATGAAGTGAAGTAG
- a CDS encoding cytochrome c: protein MKRRYHYIGVAAVWAACGVTTIAHAAGDVAQGKIVYDRLCASCHGAGGAGDGPAGTALTPKPRNFKDAVAMKALTDDRIKQVTLKGGASVGLSPLMPPWEAALKPGEIDHLLVFIRSLSAGK from the coding sequence ATGAAGAGACGGTATCATTATATAGGCGTGGCGGCGGTCTGGGCAGCGTGTGGCGTAACCACTATCGCGCACGCTGCGGGCGATGTCGCACAGGGCAAAATCGTCTACGACCGACTCTGCGCTAGTTGCCACGGCGCCGGCGGTGCGGGCGACGGTCCGGCCGGCACGGCGCTCACACCCAAACCGCGCAACTTCAAAGACGCGGTCGCGATGAAGGCACTCACCGACGATCGGATCAAACAAGTCACCCTGAAAGGCGGCGCCTCGGTCGGACTCTCTCCGCTGATGCCCCCATGGGAAGCGGCGTTGAAGCCGGGGGAAATTGATCATCTCCTCGTCTTCATCCGCTCGCTCAGCGCCGGAAAATAG
- a CDS encoding NnrS family protein yields MAPYQWGFPLGFLAGIGGIGVWVLFWTNLFPLYPGVLHAEGMIGGFLVIVATGFLMTALPRFSGTRPASRRESGFLIATSVALLSSLLFAWRLPFHTTLWLHITCWFSFALSRLRTATVAPPPPFFLVGVGWAIAWCSTTVWLLADLLTWQWPALSPLSPLLLRGARQGLLYGFPIALMLGIGARIVPMIQGRETPPPTAPSGGERPVIRPQPRFIGYAAVLLCGLMAKTWGQEQLGHLLLALLVTTRLVSDWRVTETPPVRGTLSRTLWCAAWGFLIGLWGPVIAPRYAIHTTHIFFIGGVTLLIFGVATRVILAHGDYGLRLEQRSWAIRLLLIAFLLALGTRITAPFITNYFSHLAYAAIFWLLGVAAWSWTFAPKLFRWKARPPR; encoded by the coding sequence ATGGCGCCCTACCAATGGGGCTTTCCGCTCGGATTTCTCGCCGGCATCGGTGGGATTGGGGTCTGGGTGTTATTTTGGACCAATCTTTTCCCCCTCTACCCCGGAGTGCTGCACGCCGAAGGAATGATCGGCGGATTTCTCGTTATCGTCGCGACCGGCTTTCTGATGACCGCGCTGCCGCGCTTCAGCGGCACGCGGCCGGCGTCGCGGCGTGAGAGTGGGTTCTTGATCGCCACCAGTGTCGCGTTGCTCAGCAGTCTCCTCTTCGCATGGCGTCTCCCCTTTCACACGACGCTTTGGTTGCACATCACATGTTGGTTCAGTTTTGCACTGTCACGACTGCGCACCGCCACCGTTGCGCCACCCCCGCCATTTTTTCTGGTCGGCGTCGGTTGGGCGATCGCGTGGTGCAGTACAACGGTGTGGTTGCTCGCGGATCTCCTGACGTGGCAGTGGCCCGCGTTGTCGCCACTCTCACCGCTGCTGTTGCGGGGCGCGCGCCAGGGACTCTTGTACGGTTTCCCGATCGCGCTGATGCTCGGGATCGGCGCACGGATTGTCCCAATGATCCAAGGCCGCGAAACGCCACCGCCCACCGCGCCATCGGGCGGGGAACGCCCAGTGATCCGTCCGCAACCCCGCTTCATCGGATACGCCGCCGTCTTGCTGTGTGGACTCATGGCCAAAACGTGGGGACAGGAGCAATTGGGACATTTACTCCTCGCGCTCCTCGTCACCACGCGCTTAGTGAGCGATTGGCGCGTCACGGAGACACCGCCGGTGCGCGGCACCTTAAGCCGCACGCTCTGGTGCGCGGCCTGGGGTTTCTTGATCGGGCTGTGGGGGCCGGTCATTGCGCCGCGCTATGCGATTCATACGACGCACATTTTTTTCATCGGCGGGGTGACACTGCTGATCTTCGGTGTCGCCACGCGCGTCATCCTGGCCCACGGCGATTACGGACTGCGCCTTGAACAACGTTCCTGGGCAATACGCCTGCTCCTCATCGCGTTCCTGCTCGCGCTCGGCACCCGCATCACGGCGCCATTCATCACCAATTACTTCTCGCATCTCGCGTATGCCGCCATCTTCTGGCTCCTCGGCGTCGCCGCGTGGAGCTGGACGTTCGCTCCCAAATTATTCCGCTGGAAAGCACGTCCGCCGCGGTGA
- a CDS encoding arsenate reductase ArsC has translation MNPLTILFLCTGNSCRSQMAEGWARHFHPTRIVPYSAGIAPDPLNPRAVTVMREAGVDIADQYSKPPTALAHVRFDYVITLCGHAHEHCPIFPGTVPILHYGVEDPVVLARTAPDEAAALSHYRRIRDALREFVATLPEWLAEK, from the coding sequence ATGAACCCACTGACCATTTTATTTTTATGCACCGGGAACTCGTGCCGCAGTCAAATGGCCGAAGGTTGGGCACGGCACTTCCATCCGACCCGCATCGTCCCCTATTCCGCCGGCATCGCACCTGATCCGTTGAATCCGCGCGCCGTCACGGTGATGCGAGAAGCCGGCGTTGATATTGCCGACCAGTATTCGAAACCACCCACGGCGTTGGCACACGTGCGTTTCGACTACGTCATCACTTTATGCGGCCATGCCCACGAACACTGTCCCATTTTCCCAGGTACCGTGCCGATCCTGCACTACGGTGTCGAAGATCCGGTCGTCCTCGCTCGCACCGCACCGGATGAAGCCGCAGCGTTGAGCCACTATCGCCGGATTCGAGATGCACTGCGAGAATTCGTGGCCACACTGCCGGAGTGGTTGGCGGAGAAGTGA
- a CDS encoding molybdenum cofactor guanylyltransferase: protein MERTACILTGGVSLRFGSDKTALTLGSQSVVQQLAHTLTVIGCRVVLLGPPRPHLVATGLPLLEDVTPGAGPLHALRGALERLPVERVLLTAADMPWLVPAVAEHLWAASATATITHLADSPLPGVYARAVLPEIATVLQGERHSLHALIDRCRPHVAIVPPADWMTHDSFARSLANINTPEEWAALRRLSETTQR from the coding sequence ATGGAACGGACCGCCTGCATCCTTACCGGGGGCGTCAGTCTCCGTTTCGGATCCGATAAGACCGCGTTGACGCTCGGATCGCAATCGGTCGTGCAACAGCTGGCACACACCTTAACGGTGATCGGTTGCCGCGTCGTCTTGTTGGGGCCGCCGCGGCCGCATCTCGTCGCCACCGGCCTGCCGCTATTGGAGGACGTGACGCCCGGGGCCGGCCCGCTGCACGCGTTGCGCGGCGCCTTGGAACGACTCCCCGTCGAACGCGTCCTGTTGACGGCGGCCGATATGCCGTGGCTAGTTCCGGCGGTGGCTGAACACCTCTGGGCTGCAAGCGCAACAGCGACGATCACTCACTTAGCCGATTCGCCACTGCCCGGCGTGTATGCGCGTGCGGTGTTGCCGGAAATTGCCACCGTGTTGCAGGGGGAGCGCCACAGCCTACATGCACTGATCGACCGTTGCCGCCCACATGTTGCCATCGTGCCGCCCGCCGACTGGATGACCCACGACTCGTTCGCCCGGAGCCTCGCGAATATCAATACGCCGGAGGAATGGGCGGCATTGCGGCGGCTGTCAGAAACGACTCAGCGATAA